A region from the Arthrobacter gengyunqii genome encodes:
- a CDS encoding ParB/RepB/Spo0J family partition protein, which produces MNKDALRGPASKAAKGAARARQEAAIDTAGAAVHATEAAPAAVVEPTSSSTKSAAHSPDRASGGSAATKAARNTKGRQASAKQGGMVKDPKAKDPRPAAAPVTDSEAGGVSSAQEDTDVSRETLVPVPGATFAELPIDSIHPNRKQPRSVFDEDDMAELVHSIREIGVLQPIVVRPSPEDDPEHPYELVMGERRWRASREAGLDTVPAIIRSTQDVDLLRDALLENLHRSELNPLEEAAAYQQLLDDFGCSHEELADRIGRSRPQVTNTLRLMKLPPLVQRRLAAGILSAGHSRALLGLADAAEMEKLAQRIVAEGLSVRATEEIVALSAGLRRPPKEAKPKVGARHERLDYLATSLSDRLDTNVKITLGARKGKVSIEFASVDDLNRIMGVLAPPTS; this is translated from the coding sequence ATCAACAAGGATGCCCTGCGTGGACCCGCTTCCAAGGCGGCCAAGGGTGCTGCGCGGGCCCGCCAGGAGGCCGCTATAGACACTGCTGGCGCTGCCGTACACGCCACTGAGGCCGCGCCTGCCGCCGTGGTGGAGCCTACCTCCAGTTCGACCAAGTCAGCCGCTCACAGCCCTGACCGCGCCTCCGGGGGGTCCGCTGCAACAAAGGCCGCGCGGAATACCAAGGGGCGCCAGGCTTCAGCCAAGCAGGGCGGCATGGTCAAGGATCCCAAGGCCAAGGATCCCCGGCCAGCAGCGGCTCCCGTGACGGATAGCGAAGCAGGAGGTGTCTCGTCGGCTCAGGAAGACACCGATGTTTCACGTGAAACCCTGGTTCCTGTACCTGGGGCGACGTTTGCCGAACTGCCGATTGATTCGATACATCCCAACCGCAAGCAGCCCCGTTCCGTCTTCGATGAAGACGACATGGCCGAGCTGGTGCATTCCATCCGGGAGATCGGTGTCCTCCAGCCGATCGTGGTTCGCCCCTCGCCGGAGGATGACCCCGAACACCCCTATGAGCTTGTTATGGGTGAGCGGCGCTGGCGTGCCAGCCGTGAAGCCGGCCTGGATACTGTGCCCGCGATCATCCGGTCCACCCAGGATGTGGATCTCCTGCGGGACGCATTGCTGGAGAACCTGCATCGCAGTGAACTCAATCCCTTGGAAGAGGCCGCTGCCTATCAGCAGCTTTTGGATGATTTCGGCTGTTCGCACGAGGAGCTGGCGGACCGAATTGGCAGGTCGCGTCCGCAAGTCACCAACACATTGCGGTTGATGAAGCTGCCTCCACTGGTGCAGCGCCGGCTAGCGGCGGGCATTTTGTCCGCTGGTCACTCACGTGCACTCCTCGGCCTGGCGGACGCTGCCGAGATGGAAAAGCTCGCACAGCGGATCGTTGCTGAAGGTCTGTCTGTTCGCGCGACCGAAGAGATCGTCGCCTTGAGCGCTGGCCTGCGGCGTCCACCCAAGGAGGCCAAGCCGAAGGTCGGCGCCCGGCATGAACGCCTGGATTACCTTGCGACGTCGCTGTCCGATCGACTCGACACCAACGTGAAAATCACTCTGGGCGCTCGAAAAGGAAAAGTCAGCATTGAGTTTGCGAGTGTCGACGACTTGAACCGAATTATGGGAGTGCTCGCGCCGCCGACCAGCTGA
- the yidC gene encoding membrane protein insertase YidC produces MGFFETILFPFKWVVSWIMWIFHEGFVFLGMDAASGWTWTLSIIGLVIVIRAALIPVFVKQIKAQRGMQSLQPDLKKLQQKYKGKTDQLSRQAMTQEQMALYKKHGTNPFAACLPMLIQMPFFFALFQVLNGVSKASDDGAHIGALSSEAIRQFDEATILGAPLSSSLLHGGGGDGQLAVVLLSIVMILAMTASQFITQKQIMSKNMSEEALSSPFMKQQKMMLYILPLVFGIGGINFPIGVLIYWTTTNLWTMGQQFFVIRRMPTPGSPAAKALADRRAKKGLPMAPLLGESKGDAVEPAPVAVRTQRQQPQRKNRKKR; encoded by the coding sequence ATGGGTTTCTTCGAGACGATACTGTTCCCCTTTAAGTGGGTAGTGTCCTGGATTATGTGGATCTTCCACGAGGGTTTTGTTTTCCTCGGGATGGATGCCGCATCCGGCTGGACATGGACGCTGTCCATTATCGGCCTGGTGATCGTGATCCGTGCCGCCTTGATTCCGGTCTTCGTCAAGCAGATCAAGGCCCAGCGCGGCATGCAGTCCCTGCAGCCGGACCTCAAGAAGCTCCAGCAGAAGTACAAGGGCAAGACCGACCAGCTCTCGCGTCAGGCAATGACGCAGGAGCAGATGGCCCTGTACAAGAAGCACGGCACCAATCCGTTTGCGGCCTGCCTGCCCATGCTGATCCAGATGCCGTTCTTCTTTGCTCTCTTCCAGGTGCTGAACGGCGTTTCGAAGGCCAGCGACGACGGCGCCCACATCGGTGCCCTGTCCTCTGAAGCCATCCGGCAGTTTGATGAAGCCACCATCCTCGGTGCACCGCTGTCCTCTTCGCTGCTGCACGGCGGCGGCGGCGACGGCCAGCTCGCCGTCGTCCTTCTCTCCATCGTCATGATTCTGGCCATGACTGCCTCGCAGTTCATCACCCAGAAGCAGATCATGTCCAAGAACATGTCTGAAGAGGCCCTGTCGAGCCCCTTCATGAAGCAGCAGAAGATGATGCTCTACATCCTGCCGCTCGTCTTCGGCATCGGTGGCATCAACTTCCCCATTGGTGTGCTTATCTACTGGACCACCACCAACCTGTGGACCATGGGTCAGCAGTTCTTCGTGATCCGCCGCATGCCCACACCGGGTTCTCCCGCCGCCAAGGCGCTGGCTGACCGCCGTGCCAAGAAGGGCCTGCCGATGGCTCCGCTCCTCGGCGAAAGCAAGGGAGACGCCGTTGAACCGGCACCGGTAGCCGTCAGGACCCAGCGTCAGCAGCCCCAGAGGAAGAACAGGAAAAAGCGATGA
- a CDS encoding ParA family protein: protein MDLMDESTPLARELANESRRREKLRGRVLPRPAETRIMTVSNQKGGVGKTTTTVNLAAALASAGLNVLVIDIDPQGNASTALGIDHRAEVESIYDVLIDDLPLANVVAQCPDISNLICAPATIHLAGAEIELVSLVAREQRLRRAIEAYAADRVRTGQERLDYIFIDCPPSLGLLTVNAFVAAREVLIPIQCEYYALEGLSQLLKNIEMIQKHLNADLVVSTILLTMYDGRTNLAAQVAAEVREHFPEQVLGAVVPRSVRISEAPSYQQTVMTYDPSSSGALSYLEAAAEIAQRG, encoded by the coding sequence ATGGACCTGATGGACGAAAGCACCCCGCTTGCCCGGGAACTGGCAAATGAAAGCCGACGCCGCGAAAAGCTGCGCGGTCGCGTTCTCCCTCGACCGGCGGAAACACGCATTATGACCGTCAGCAACCAGAAGGGCGGCGTGGGAAAGACCACCACAACCGTCAATCTGGCCGCCGCATTGGCTAGCGCGGGCCTCAACGTACTGGTGATCGACATTGATCCGCAGGGGAATGCCTCCACCGCCCTTGGCATCGACCATCGGGCCGAAGTGGAGAGTATCTACGACGTCCTGATCGACGACCTTCCGCTGGCGAATGTAGTGGCCCAGTGCCCGGACATCTCGAACCTCATTTGCGCTCCAGCCACCATCCACCTCGCCGGCGCAGAGATTGAGCTTGTGTCCCTGGTGGCACGGGAGCAGCGGCTTCGCCGGGCGATCGAAGCCTATGCCGCAGATCGTGTGCGGACGGGCCAGGAGCGCCTGGACTACATCTTCATCGATTGCCCGCCGAGCCTGGGTCTTCTGACGGTCAACGCCTTCGTGGCTGCCCGCGAGGTGCTCATTCCGATCCAGTGTGAGTACTACGCACTGGAGGGACTCAGCCAGCTGTTGAAGAACATCGAAATGATCCAGAAGCACCTGAACGCAGACTTGGTTGTTTCCACCATTCTGTTGACCATGTACGACGGCCGCACCAATCTCGCCGCCCAGGTGGCAGCTGAGGTCCGGGAGCATTTCCCCGAACAGGTTCTCGGCGCCGTGGTCCCGCGATCGGTCCGCATTTCCGAGGCGCCCAGCTATCAGCAGACGGTCATGACCTATGACCCTTCTTCCAGTGGCGCTCTGTCGTATCTTGAAGCAGCGGCGGAAATCGCCCAGCGCGGCTAG
- the rsmG gene encoding 16S rRNA (guanine(527)-N(7))-methyltransferase RsmG has translation MVEISPAERTAAEKIFGSRLDLAERYVEHLATSGMERGLLGPREVPRLWSRHVLNCAVVADLIDENAKVADVGSGAGLPGLCLAIARPDLQLTLIEPLERRVIWLNEVVADLGLDNVVVIRGRAEQVVADVNADVVTARAVSALSTLAGLTIPLLKGKGVVLAIKGRSAEEEIQKAAKVIRKLGGRNTTILTAGEGLLEEHTTVVRIAVG, from the coding sequence GTGGTTGAAATATCGCCCGCTGAACGTACAGCGGCGGAAAAAATCTTCGGATCCCGGCTGGATCTGGCTGAGCGTTATGTCGAACACCTCGCCACCTCCGGCATGGAACGGGGCCTGCTGGGCCCGCGCGAGGTACCCAGGCTCTGGAGCAGGCACGTCCTGAACTGCGCCGTTGTCGCCGATCTGATCGACGAAAACGCCAAGGTCGCCGATGTCGGCAGCGGGGCCGGACTTCCCGGCCTGTGCCTGGCCATCGCCCGCCCGGACCTGCAGCTGACCCTGATCGAGCCGCTGGAACGCCGGGTTATCTGGCTCAACGAAGTGGTGGCCGATCTCGGCCTCGACAACGTCGTGGTTATCCGGGGCCGGGCTGAACAGGTCGTCGCAGATGTGAACGCCGACGTCGTGACGGCCCGGGCGGTATCGGCCCTGTCCACTCTGGCCGGGCTGACGATCCCGCTGCTGAAGGGCAAAGGCGTTGTGTTGGCCATCAAAGGCCGCAGCGCCGAAGAGGAGATCCAAAAGGCGGCCAAGGTCATCCGCAAGCTGGGTGGACGGAACACAACCATCCTCACCGCCGGCGAGGGCCTGCTCGAAGAGCACACCACTGTGGTCCGGATCGCCGTCGGATAG
- a CDS encoding protein jag: MTTEPAAETPDIVPEAAGIEPVADSDAGVPRPGRLEEEGDVAADYLEELLDIADIDGDIDIEVRNGRTYISVVAEEGDASGLQNLVGKDGEVLEALQELTRLSVLTATDSRSRLVLDITGYRNERSAELQVMAEKAVAQARESGQEVALTPMSAYERKIVHDAVADLGLISESEGEGTARHIVVSLPVS, translated from the coding sequence ATGACCACTGAGCCCGCGGCGGAAACACCGGATATCGTTCCAGAGGCAGCGGGGATTGAACCCGTCGCTGATTCCGATGCAGGGGTGCCTCGCCCCGGCCGCCTCGAAGAAGAGGGCGACGTCGCCGCGGACTACCTGGAGGAACTCCTGGACATCGCCGACATTGACGGCGACATCGATATAGAGGTCCGCAACGGCAGGACCTACATCTCCGTGGTGGCGGAGGAAGGCGACGCCAGCGGCCTGCAGAATCTTGTGGGCAAGGATGGTGAAGTCCTGGAGGCGCTGCAGGAGCTGACCCGCCTATCGGTGCTTACCGCCACTGATAGCCGGTCCCGGCTCGTGCTGGATATCACCGGCTACCGCAATGAGCGCAGCGCTGAGCTGCAGGTCATGGCGGAGAAGGCTGTGGCTCAGGCCCGCGAAAGCGGCCAGGAGGTCGCCCTGACCCCCATGAGCGCCTATGAGCGCAAGATTGTCCACGACGCCGTGGCAGACCTGGGACTCATCAGCGAGTCCGAGGGTGAAGGGACCGCCCGCCACATCGTGGTGTCACTGCCCGTCTCCTAG